From one Rosa rugosa chromosome 4, drRosRugo1.1, whole genome shotgun sequence genomic stretch:
- the LOC133742746 gene encoding omega-hydroxypalmitate O-feruloyl transferase-like, protein MGDNNYKTFEFKLIVKKEEPTLVPPAAETEKGLYFLSNLDQNIAVIVRTLYYYKSDSKGNEDVVEVMKKAFSKVLVHYYPLAGRLSISTEGKLIVDCTGDGAVFVEAEANCEMEEVGDITKPDPVTLGKLIYDVPGAKNILEIPLLVAQVTRFKCGGFVLGLCMNHCMADGISAVEFVNSWGETARGLPLKVPPFLDRSILKARNPPKMEFPHHEFAQIEDISDINKLYEEEEMVYSSFCFEPEKLEKLKKMAMEDGVLEKCTSFVALSAFVWRARTRALRMVPDQKTKLLFAVDVRSRFEPPIPKGYFGNGIVLTNALCSTGELLENPLSFAVGLVDKAIHMVNDSYMRSVIDYFEITRARPSLTATLLITTWSRLSFHTADFGWGDAVFSGPVGLPEKEVSLFLPHGKDRKSINVFLGMPASAMKVFEELMQT, encoded by the exons ATGGGGGATAACAATTACAAAACCTTTGAGTTTAAGCTtattgtgaagaaagaagaaccaACTCTTGTACCTCCTGCAGCAGAAACGGAGAAGGGCCTCTACTTCCTCTCAAATCTAGATCAGAACATTGCAGTCATAGTTCGTACTCTTTACTATTATAAATCAGATTCAAAAGGGAATGAGGACGTTGTGGAAGTCATGAAGAAAGCCTTCTCAAAGGTACTTGTTCATTACTATCCACTGGCAGGAAGGTTAAGTATAAGCACAGAGGGGAAGCTGATAGTGGATTGCACAGGAGATGGAGCTGTGTTTGTGGAAGCGGAAGCTAACTGTGAAATGGAGGAGGTAGGAGACATTACAAAGCCGGATCCTGTGACTCTTGGGAAGCTGATTTATGATGTTCCTGGTGCCAAGAACATACTTGAGATTCCTCTTTTGGTTGCTCAG GTGACAAGGTTCAAATGTGGAGGTTTTGTCCTTGGGTTATGTATGAACCATTGTATGGCTGATGGGATTTCTGCAGTGGAATTTGTGAACTCATGGGGTGAGACTGCTAGAGGCTTGCCTCTTAAGGTTCCCCCATTTCTAGACAGAAGCATACTCAAAGCCCGAAACCCACCAAAGATGGAGTTCCCTCACCATGAATTTGCTCAGATAGAAGATATATCTGATATCAACAAActttatgaagaagaagaaatggtttATAGTTCCTTCTGTTTTGAACCAGAGAAGCTTgaaaagctcaagaaaatgGCCATGGAAGATGGGGTTCTTGAAAAATGTACATCATTTGTAGCACTCTCTGCCTTTGTCTGGAGAGCAAGGACTCGGGCCTTGAGGATGGTACCAGATCAGAAAACAAAGCTACTTTTTGCTGTTGATGTACGGTCAAGATTTGAGCCACCGATACCAAAAGGATACTTTGGAAATGGAATTGTGCTGACAAATGCATTATGCAGTACAGGGGAGCTATTAGAGAACCCATTGTCATTTGCTGTTGGGCTAGTTGATAAGGCAATTCACATGGTTAATGATAGTTATATGAGATCAGTCATAGACTACTTTGAAATCACAAGAGCTAGGCCTTCTTTGACAGCAACTCTTTTGATAACAACATGGTCTAGGCTTTCTTTCCACACTGCTGATTTCGGTTGGGGAGATGCTGTGTTTTCGGGGCCAGTGGGTTTGCCTGAGAAGGAAGTAAGCTTGTTCCTTCCTCATGGGAAAGACAGGAAAAGCATTAATGTGTTTTTGGGAATGCCAGCTTCTGCTATGAAGGTGTTTGAAGAGTTGATGCAGACCTAA
- the LOC133742747 gene encoding auxin-responsive protein SAUR71-like yields MDIVKGKLAKNLMIKAWKRCSLTNQSSSKRKKSKDRVLAPDGCFSVYVGPEKQRFVVKVEFANHPLFKVLLEYAAWDYGYSSGGPIMLPCDVELFYNVLAAMENNVDDDMMSTPNDFFFKPCSSPTRHLRLNSSKFKGYGGAYVLLSPSLA; encoded by the coding sequence ATGGATATTGTGAAGGGAAAGTTGGCGAAGAATCTGATGATCAAGGCGTGGAAGAGATGTAGTTTAACAAACCAAAGCAGCAGCAAGCGGAAGAAGAGCAAGGACCGAGTATTGGCTCCGGATGGGTGCTTCTCGGTCTACGTTGGACCAGAGAAGCAACGATTCGTGGTGAAGGTTGAGTTTGCTAACCATCCGTTGTTCAAGGTACTGTTAGAGTATGCTGCATGGGATTATGGATACAGTAGTGGAggtccaattatgcttccttgcGATGTGGAATTGTTCTACAATGTTTTGGCAGCGATGGAGAACAATGTTGATGATGATATGATGAGTACACCGAACGATTTTTTCTTCAAACCTTGCAGCAGTCCAACTCGTCATCTTCGTTTAAATTCGAGCAAGTTTAAGGGCTATGGTGGTGCTTATGTGCTGCTTAGTCCGTCACTTGCTTAA